A genomic stretch from Marinitoga sp. 38H-ov includes:
- a CDS encoding YdcF family protein: protein MLWIRKIVQSFIEIPGLFITLIILLNFKIKKQNISRRMIIFTSVIIYLLSIQITSRILVFPLEDSFNTIDYNKIDYTIPSLIVVLGGGVIPKTPNSPLIGELSDQTFKRLFVGYELHKKTNFPIVISGGKPPNTDYIPEAFVMRDYLVRLGVSPSNIIIEQEAQTTEENAKYIKNLLDSIKINRIFLVTSAIHMPRSYKIFSNYLYNIEIVPIPSNYLITREKITWIDFKPDISALEANAMALHEYIGLIFYLIFK, encoded by the coding sequence ATGTTATGGATTAGGAAAATAGTACAATCATTTATAGAAATTCCCGGATTATTTATAACTTTAATAATATTGTTAAATTTCAAAATAAAAAAACAGAATATTTCTAGAAGAATGATAATATTCACTTCAGTGATTATTTACTTATTATCTATTCAAATAACTTCTAGAATATTGGTATTTCCGCTAGAAGATTCATTTAATACTATAGATTATAATAAAATAGATTATACAATTCCATCTCTAATTGTTGTATTAGGCGGTGGAGTTATACCTAAAACGCCAAATTCACCCCTAATTGGGGAATTATCAGATCAAACATTTAAAAGATTGTTTGTGGGATATGAACTTCATAAAAAAACTAATTTTCCTATAGTTATATCTGGTGGTAAACCTCCTAATACAGATTATATACCTGAAGCTTTTGTTATGAGAGATTATTTAGTAAGATTAGGAGTTTCTCCTTCAAATATTATTATTGAACAAGAAGCTCAAACTACTGAAGAAAATGCAAAATATATAAAAAATTTATTAGATAGTATAAAGATAAACAGAATATTTTTAGTAACTTCTGCTATTCATATGCCGAGATCATATAAAATTTTTTCTAATTATTTATATAATATAGAAATAGTACCAATTCCTTCAAATTATTTAATAACTAGAGAAAAAATTACTTGGATAGATTTCAAACCAGATATTAGCGCCTTAGAAGCTAACGCTATGGCTTTGCATGAATACATTGGATTAATATTTTATTTAATTTTTAAATAA
- a CDS encoding IS110 family transposase yields the protein MLFVGIDVSKDKLDYFFDNSIKGVVDNYIDGYEKIVSLFKNKDVAFALESTGIYSKNIFIFLKSHGFNELFFVYLFDVHNTRKIFNCPKIDKLDAKQIKKTIISFLKKLLI from the coding sequence ATGTTGTTTGTTGGTATCGATGTTTCAAAAGATAAGCTTGATTATTTTTTTGATAATTCTATCAAAGGTGTTGTTGATAACTATATTGACGGTTATGAGAAAATTGTTTCTCTTTTCAAAAACAAGGACGTTGCTTTTGCATTGGAATCTACTGGTATTTATTCTAAGAATATTTTTATTTTTCTTAAGTCTCATGGTTTTAATGAGTTATTTTTTGTTTATCTTTTTGATGTTCATAATACCAGAAAGATTTTTAATTGTCCTAAGATTGATAAGTTAGACGCTAAACAAATAAAAAAAACAATTATAAGTTTTCTAAAAAAATTACTTATTTAA
- a CDS encoding transposase — protein sequence IAAYFPGLSKELNLSKTLLSILSNHSADDIVNMSIDDLFDLVSSLSKRRLGIDFAEKLKSIITKIYRSTLNDFNTSNFNIALAFDRVKKSQIKRIDKQLELYFKRIDTTLNTIPGISVVLSMSIISEIINIDNFSSDSKLSSYAGLRWDLNDSSKKTDNHKNLSKKGNK from the coding sequence TGATTGCTGCTTATTTCCCAGGTTTATCTAAAGAACTTAATTTATCTAAAACTCTTTTATCTATTTTATCTAATCATTCTGCTGATGATATTGTTAATATGTCTATTGATGATTTGTTTGATTTAGTTTCTTCTTTATCTAAAAGAAGACTTGGCATTGACTTTGCTGAAAAACTTAAATCCATTATTACTAAGATTTATCGTTCTACTTTAAATGATTTTAATACGTCCAATTTTAATATTGCTCTTGCTTTTGATAGAGTTAAGAAATCTCAAATCAAGCGTATCGACAAACAACTAGAATTATATTTTAAACGTATTGACACAACTCTTAATACTATTCCAGGTATTTCTGTTGTTTTATCTATGTCTATTATTTCTGAAATTATTAATATCGATAATTTTTCATCTGATTCTAAATTATCCTCTTATGCAGGATTACGCTGGGACTTAAATGATTCTAGTAAAAAAACTGATAATCACAAAAATTTATCCAAAAAAGGTAATAAATAG